GGCGGAAGGCCGGGATATTGTTGTTCTCGCAACCTAAACCCAGGACCAGTACCCCGCCGGCGTTGGGGTGTTATTTAATTAGCGTTATCTACTTCTTATGAATCATACTGATCTGCTCCCGGGGGCGGCCGGTGGAGCGGGAGACCAGGTCGCCGATCTTGTTGGCGTCCTCGTCGCCGAATTTGTCGGCCATGACAATGACGTTTACGGCATTGGGCTGGATGAACACCGCCGCATCCTTATAACCTTTGGCGACGATGAGCTTTTCCAGCTGCATCTCCAGGTCCATCTGCTGGGTCAGTTCCACCAGCCGCTTCTGGGCTTCCTGCTTGCCCTCGCCGCCCGCGTTGGGGTTATCGATAATCTGCTTGAGCAGGGCGATCTGCTGGCTGCGCTGACGGTCCCTTTCCAGGCGGTACTCGATAAAGAAGGCGGCTCCTCCTTCAGCTTTAGAACTTGCTTCCTTGAGTATATCCTCTGCCTTAGGTCCACTAACCGTTGCCTGGTCCTTGATTGGCGCCGCCACCTTAGTAGCTCCACCGGTATCCGGCTGGCTGGCCTGCTGGACCGGTCGCTCCAGGGGTAGATCTATGCCGGCCGGCTTTGTTCCCTGCTGGTCACCCTGGACCAGGTAAGCCAGGACGCCAAAGGTCAGCACCAGGGCAATTATTACTCGTCCTTTATCACCTATCTTAATCATCTTTTTCACCCTCCCCAATTTTGGCATCTTGATCAAAAGCACAGTCATAGTTACTTACTGCTCCCTCCGGTTTCCATCGGCAGCACCTGCACCTGGTGTGGTGCCAGGCCCCACAGGGTTTGCACCGCCTGGATGAAACGCGCCCGCACCTGAGGATCATTCGCTCCATCGGCCACTACCACTACTCCCAGAACCTCCGGCTGGGTTTCACGAGCTACTACCGGCGCTTCACCGCCATTCATCTGGCCGTTCCTGGCCATGACCAGCTGCGCATCTTCGTTGCTGTCGGTAGTTACCCTGGTCCCGCCGCTTTGATCCTTCTCTTCCACGCTGTGTTTGCTAGTCCTGGTATTGGTAGCAAACTCCTTTAAGGGGCTGGTCTTTAAAGATACCCGCACCGCCACCCTGCCGGCACCAGCGATTTGCTCTAATATCTCCTGGAGCTGGACTTCCAGTTCCCTGGCGGTGACCATTAGTTCCGTCTGCTGCCGGTCCAGTCCGGGTTGGCTGGCTGTTTGCCCTGTCGCCTGTACCCCCTGGTGCTGGATAGAGCTGTTAAGATTACCAATGCTGATAAAGATGGTCCCCAAAATAAGGGCGCCAGCAGCCAGCCAGAGGTACCAGGGTGGTTTCTGGGGCAAGAAGCGCCAGTCCGGCCACTTATTTTTGTCCAATGGGCAACACCTCCCTGAAAATAAAACCCTTCTCACTTCCCATATAGCAGCCGTACTTCGACCTGGCCGGGTTCCAGTCCATAAAAGTGGGTAATCATGGTGACAATACGGGATTGAATCTCCTGGACTTCAGCAGCGGTAATTTGGGGCGCAGTTGACGGTAGTCCTTCCTCTTGTCCCGCGATCTGTTCCGGCCTCCCTGGTAATTGGGTTTCAGGAGGCGCGAGCCATTGAGTGCCAGGCAGGTTGCCGGCAGGCGAAGGTGGTGCATCCCCGCCCCCTTTTGCCGTCTCCGCTCCAGCCAGGGTGGCCGTGACTACCACCCGGCGAATGGCCCCCAGCCGTTCCTTTTCGCCGGATACGTCCACCAGTACTTCGGCTTGCTTTACGCCAGGTACCAGGGTGACCAGGGCCTTGATCTGCCCGGCCAGGCGGTTGCGGTAAATTTCCAGGGCTGCCTCGTCATTGGCCCGGGCCATTTCCCGGCCCTGCTGCACCGGGGCGGCGGCCGCAGGGTCCAGGCGCAGGTCCCAGGCAGCCAGCTCCAGCTCCGGCCCGAAACGCAACCCTTCCGCCAGGGGCGTCAAAATAGCGACCACCACAAAGAGCCCTAAAACAAGCCGGACGTAACGGGTAATCTTTTTTTCCGGCAAGAGCATTTCCAGGAAGGCCGCCAGCAAGGCAATCAGAGCTACCTGGCGGACTATCTCGCCGATTTTAGCTAGCAATTCCCTGCCTACCCCCTTAAAGCTACCGTGATGTTGCCCAGGACGACGATTACGGCTATGGCCAGGAAAAAAATCAATCCCGTGACCGCCACACAGGCAAAGACCATGGTTAAAGCCCCGCCGATGCCGTCCAGGGCGTCGGCCAGCTGGTCCTCACCGAAGGGCTGGACCACGGCCGCCGCCACTTTGTAAACAACCACCAGGGAGAGAATTTTTAACATGGGAAAGGCGGCCAGGAAAAAAATAATGATTACTCCTACCAGGCTGACAGCGCTTTTCAAAAGCAGGGTTGTCCCGGCAACGGTTTCGACGGCATCGGACAGCATGCCGCCGACCACAGGTAAAAAGGCATCAGTGGCAAATTCAATGGCCCGCAGGCCAACTCCGTCGGCAACTGAACTGGCGATCCCGTAAATTGATAACACACCGGTGAAAACGGTCATCATCAGCCCCAGGGCGGCCATGGCTGCCTGTTTAAGGAGCCCGGCCATTTTGGACACCTGGAAGCGATCGGCGATCCGGCCGATTACCGTGAGGCAGGCCGTGAGGTACAAGAGAGGAAAGAGAACGTTGTGCATGAGGGTACCGGTAATGGTTACGGCATAGATCAAAACCGGTTGCAATAGAGTAGAGGCGGTTATACCCCCGGTTGCTGCCAGCAGGGTAATCAAGGCCGGTAGCAGGGACTGAAAAAAGGATACCATCCGGTCGATGGCTTCCCCGCCGGTACGGACAGCCAGGGTAAAGGAAGTCAGGGCCAGGGTAATCAGGGCCAGGAAGGCCACTCCCCGGGCCACGGTGCTGATACTTCCCGCACTGAAAGCTGCCTGTAAATTTTGCAGCACAGCGCAGGCTACGGCAAGGATTAAGAGCTGGCCCAGCAGGGCCCCGCTGGCCAGGAGCTCATGGAAAAGATACTTTAGCAGCCCCCGCCCGACGGCCGCCGGATCCAGGGGCAATTTTCCCTGGCGAAGATTGGCCAGGATTTCCTGAAAGCCCAAGCGGGGCAGGTACTGGCCCACTTCCCGGTCCAGCTGGTTAAGGAAAGTATCGATGCCCCCCAGGTTGAGTTTGGCCATCTGGCGTTCCAGCTGCTCGTCCAGGGTCATGGCAGCCGCCGCTTCTGTTCCTGTGGCCGGTTCCGGATAATAGGCCAGGGCCGAGGGGGCAGTAAGCCCTGTATATAATCCGTAAAGCCCAATATAAATTAAGACTACCAGCAACTTCCACGCAGTGGTTGCCTGACACATGAAATCACAACCTTGCTGCTTCTTTCTATATAAGCCGCCTTGCAACAGGCGCGGCAGGAGCAGGAACCTTTGTCTGCCTTACGGCAAGAGGCGAATAATGCTTTCCAGGATCGCAACAATTATGGGGATGGCCAGGACCATAATCAATACCTTGGCGGCCAGCTCCACCTTGCCGGCAATGGCATTTTCGCCGGCGTCCCGGCAGACCTGGCTGCCAAACTCGGCCACATAGGCGATGCCAATGATCTTTAAGATGGTATCCAGGTAAAACTGGTTGATACCGGCCCTGGCCGAGAGGTCGGCCAGGACCTTGACCACCGTACCAATGCGGTCCAGGAGGAGGAGAAAAATAATTGCTCCTGTCACCAGGCTGATGAGGAGGGCCGTATCGGCGCCCCGGGCCTGGCGCACCATGACAATAATCAGGGTAGCCGTCAGGGCCAGGCCGACGATCTGGAAAATCTCCATCCCGGGGCCACCCCTTTAATACAGCTGGAAGACAGCCCGTACGGCTTTGAAGAGATCCATAATCAAGGGAATGACCCAGAGTAAGGCTATAGCCAGGCCGGCCAGCAGGGTCATGTAGGCATATTCGTCCCGCCCGGCCTGTTTCAGGAAAGTATAAAAAATAGTGATGATAATGGCCAGGGCCGCCAGTTTAAAAATCAGGCTCACATCTACGCCCAGCATCTTTTCTCC
This Moorella sp. E308F DNA region includes the following protein-coding sequences:
- a CDS encoding SpoIIIAH-like family protein, yielding MIKIGDKGRVIIALVLTFGVLAYLVQGDQQGTKPAGIDLPLERPVQQASQPDTGGATKVAAPIKDQATVSGPKAEDILKEASSKAEGGAAFFIEYRLERDRQRSQQIALLKQIIDNPNAGGEGKQEAQKRLVELTQQMDLEMQLEKLIVAKGYKDAAVFIQPNAVNVIVMADKFGDEDANKIGDLVSRSTGRPREQISMIHKK
- a CDS encoding stage III sporulation protein AF; amino-acid sequence: MLAKIGEIVRQVALIALLAAFLEMLLPEKKITRYVRLVLGLFVVVAILTPLAEGLRFGPELELAAWDLRLDPAAAAPVQQGREMARANDEAALEIYRNRLAGQIKALVTLVPGVKQAEVLVDVSGEKERLGAIRRVVVTATLAGAETAKGGGDAPPSPAGNLPGTQWLAPPETQLPGRPEQIAGQEEGLPSTAPQITAAEVQEIQSRIVTMITHFYGLEPGQVEVRLLYGK
- the spoIIIAE gene encoding stage III sporulation protein AE, with translation MCQATTAWKLLVVLIYIGLYGLYTGLTAPSALAYYPEPATGTEAAAAMTLDEQLERQMAKLNLGGIDTFLNQLDREVGQYLPRLGFQEILANLRQGKLPLDPAAVGRGLLKYLFHELLASGALLGQLLILAVACAVLQNLQAAFSAGSISTVARGVAFLALITLALTSFTLAVRTGGEAIDRMVSFFQSLLPALITLLAATGGITASTLLQPVLIYAVTITGTLMHNVLFPLLYLTACLTVIGRIADRFQVSKMAGLLKQAAMAALGLMMTVFTGVLSIYGIASSVADGVGLRAIEFATDAFLPVVGGMLSDAVETVAGTTLLLKSAVSLVGVIIIFFLAAFPMLKILSLVVVYKVAAAVVQPFGEDQLADALDGIGGALTMVFACVAVTGLIFFLAIAVIVVLGNITVALRG
- the spoIIIAD gene encoding stage III sporulation protein AD → MEIFQIVGLALTATLIIVMVRQARGADTALLISLVTGAIIFLLLLDRIGTVVKVLADLSARAGINQFYLDTILKIIGIAYVAEFGSQVCRDAGENAIAGKVELAAKVLIMVLAIPIIVAILESIIRLLP
- the spoIIIAC gene encoding stage III sporulation protein AC — protein: MLGVDVSLIFKLAALAIIITIFYTFLKQAGRDEYAYMTLLAGLAIALLWVIPLIMDLFKAVRAVFQLY